The following nucleotide sequence is from Pseudoalteromonas xiamenensis.
AGCCACTACGGGGCCAATGACACAACGACGCGTTCAATCTGCTGCGTGGTGGTTGTTGCAAGAGGCGACTGCAAATGGCTTTCAACCTAGCCGTTATACTTCTTTTAACAGTCGCTATGATAAGCTGTTTGTGCCATCCAGCGCCGCTTATCACCCCTTCCAGTCTAGCCGATGCATCATCATCGCCAATGGCTTTGGTGAAACTCAAGAAACAGGCAAAGTGAAGCGTTACTTCGATTTTAGAACGGCACACGAACCAATTCTATTTGCTGGACTCTATAGAATATGGCAACACACTCATCAGCATGCACCTTTCTATTCTTGTTCAATTATCACTCTGCCACCTCATCCTAAATTGCAGTGCTATCACGATAAAGCAAGTCCAATGATGCTGCCCAACGACCGGGATCTCATAGACGCTTGGCTTGACCCTGATTTTCATCACGTCGAGGCATTTCGCCCACTGCTTATGCCTTCGCTCTATCAGCCACTTTGGGTACAAGAGGTTGATAAGCCAAGTACATATCAACCTATCGGTGCGGAACACTGTATACCCAGTGATAACTAAGTGCAGATTAAACAGTATGTTCGGCTGCGTGTGACGCTTGATGAAAAAATGGGAGCTGACGGTGTAAATACAGCAATACCACACAACCATTGGCAATAAACCACAAATCTTTTATTAGAAATTGTCCCGTACCAGAGAGCAATGTGCTGCTCGACAACGCGCCCGACACGGAGAATAAGAAGCTTTGTGTCACAAAGAACACGGCACTTGCACCCAATAACCCGAAGAATGCCCACATCGGTTTTTTCAATAAGAATCCGATAGCTAAAAGTAGCGCAAACAGCAGGTCATATACCCCGATTAGATTTGAGGCTTCTTGCACCGAGAAAAACGTGTAAAGCCAGCTTAAAAAAGGAGAAGACACCAACAAATCTTCAATGCCCTTCGCCTCGATGGTGGTGAATTTCATGCCGCCAATCCACACTAACACCATCACAATGCTTGATGCGTTAAACAAGGCATGCCCTCGTGACGATAAGGCATCACGATAGAAAAGATACACGGCAAGAGGAATTAGCGCGTAATACTTTATGATCCCTTGGCCCGAGCCAATCACTGGAAATCCGCCTAAATCAGCTATCCAACGTGTTGGGCTAAACAACGTAAGTAAAGGCACAAATGCAAAAAACAAGACAAAACCTAGAAAGGGTAAGCGCTTTTGAGTTGAGTCAGGCCAACCAATAAGCGCCGCGCAAAAAATGGCATATACGGCTACGGCGTAGCGCACTAAATGCTGTTGGACGACCCCATCAAGGTGATAAAACTGCACAAGTGCCATCAGTGCTCTATCATTACCCGAAAACGCAAAAGACACCCCGAGTAAAACTAAACTGAGCACAACAAGTGCTTTCAATACCGATTCAATATACAACACTCACTTTCCTATTCATTTTGCTGAATAGGCAACAAGACCCAGAGAGTCGTGTTTTTATTTCACGCTTTACCTAATCTCATCTTTCGATTCAATATACTCTCGCGCCGTCATCGGAAAATACTGAACGTTAGAATGCAAAACGTGAGCAGGGCTTGGGTCAACCACCTCTATCGGTGTATTGTGATGTCGCGCGATCTCCAGTGCCATATTGGTTATATTGACGCTAAACGACGTCCCCATGAAAACGATTTTATCCGCAGCCAACATCCATTGTTGCGCACGGCTAATTTCATAAAGCTCCGTATAGTATTCATCGAACAACAACACGTATGGTTTTAAGGATTCGTTCAATATTGGCCCATTTTGACCTATATTAAACAACTCAAGCAGCGAGACTCGTTAAGTTGCTTTCATCGACCTCATCCCATGGCGCTTTAATACGTTCAACCGCTTCACCTTGTGTATGAAATCGCGTGACTTCATCAAGGCTACCATGAATGGAAATGTAGTTGTTATTCCCGGCTTTGCCGTCCAAACCGTCAATGTTTTGAGTGATAAGACGCTTATCATGCAACCAATGATGAACGCAATTTGGACCATGATGGCGATAAGTCACAAAGCGATGGTAATACCATCTTAAAAACTCTCTAGGGTTATGCTCATACATCGCTCTAGTCGCCATTTGCTGAGGCGTGTAGTTTCGGCTACCTATCGTCCAATAACCGTCTTCACCACGGAAAGTGGGGATACCACTTTCCGCACTTACCCCCGCTCCCGTGATATATAAAATGTCGCTCATTTCACCATCTCTTTTTGTTTAAACAACGGCTTTTTACCTAACCACTTATCGCCAAATTGGAATAGGCCTAAGCTACTAAGGACGATAACCGCACCGACTAACAAAGTGGCGGTTAACTGTTCATTATTCAGCCACGCCCCTAAACTAATCGCAAAACCAGGTGTAATCAAAGTCGTGAGCGCAACGGTTCCAGCAGGCAACTTTTGTAAAACATGAAAGTACGCCAAAAAGCCAAGTAGTGAGCCAAAAACACCTAAATACACCGTTGCCCAAATCGATTTAGTTTCCCAAAGCTGAGGCTCAAAATGACCATCGGCAAACCACCATACCGTTGCCAGAATAGGTGTAACAAATACCAACGCACCAAAGGTTGTCGCCATCGGATGCACAATCACTGGCACTCTTTTAATTAACACCCCACTTAAACTGAACGAACAGACAGCTAAAAACACGTAGATTAAGCCAGCTGGGGCTATCTCAAGTTCTTGCAACTGAGCAACACAAATGAGGTATAGCCCAACGAGTGCGAGTCCCAGTGCCACTATTTTTACGGGCGTAAATTTCGCTTCGCCTAACAGTTTGTAGCCCAAAATACCGGAGAAAAACGGCGCAAGCCCAAACACCAGTGAAATCACGCCCGACGGCACGGTTTGCGCCGCGAGATAACTTAAAAGCATGCCCCCGACAATACCAAATGCCGAATACAAATATTGCAAGCACGACAAACGAGTCCAAGGCACACGAATGTTCGCAAACGCGACAAAGAACGCGGCTAATATGAGCGCGATAACCATACGTAAAAAAACACTGAGTGTGGGGGAAATTGTCTCACTGCTCCACACAATTCCAAGTGGTGTTGTTGACCAAACCAAAATAACGAACAGGTACGATATTCGCACTGACATTAGCGTAATCCTTTTAGCAGGATGGTAAAGAAGGGAAGGAAGAATAATGCACTAACCGCTTTTACCATCGCGGTTAGTAAATACTGCTAACCGCGCATACAATTGAGCACCATGGTAACCGATGGTTGCCATAGTCGCGTCAAATTGATTAGCGTGAAAACAGTCATGATTAAAACCTAAGAATCTCTTGAGTATTATTTGTAGCCGACATGTCACTCTCAGGTCAATAGCTCATTGTATGAATTAACAGAAATTTCCGATGAATCGCA
It contains:
- a CDS encoding SOS response-associated peptidase family protein, with translation MCGRLNITDDPWVTQILLDFGIENPYEPRHLGRFIRATQEISIVLEEKVKATTGPMTQRRVQSAAWWLLQEATANGFQPSRYTSFNSRYDKLFVPSSAAYHPFQSSRCIIIANGFGETQETGKVKRYFDFRTAHEPILFAGLYRIWQHTHQHAPFYSCSIITLPPHPKLQCYHDKASPMMLPNDRDLIDAWLDPDFHHVEAFRPLLMPSLYQPLWVQEVDKPSTYQPIGAEHCIPSDN
- a CDS encoding DMT family transporter; this encodes MSVRISYLFVILVWSTTPLGIVWSSETISPTLSVFLRMVIALILAAFFVAFANIRVPWTRLSCLQYLYSAFGIVGGMLLSYLAAQTVPSGVISLVFGLAPFFSGILGYKLLGEAKFTPVKIVALGLALVGLYLICVAQLQELEIAPAGLIYVFLAVCSFSLSGVLIKRVPVIVHPMATTFGALVFVTPILATVWWFADGHFEPQLWETKSIWATVYLGVFGSLLGFLAYFHVLQKLPAGTVALTTLITPGFAISLGAWLNNEQLTATLLVGAVIVLSSLGLFQFGDKWLGKKPLFKQKEMVK
- a CDS encoding DUF417 family protein; this translates as MLYIESVLKALVVLSLVLLGVSFAFSGNDRALMALVQFYHLDGVVQQHLVRYAVAVYAIFCAALIGWPDSTQKRLPFLGFVLFFAFVPLLTLFSPTRWIADLGGFPVIGSGQGIIKYYALIPLAVYLFYRDALSSRGHALFNASSIVMVLVWIGGMKFTTIEAKGIEDLLVSSPFLSWLYTFFSVQEASNLIGVYDLLFALLLAIGFLLKKPMWAFFGLLGASAVFFVTQSFLFSVSGALSSSTLLSGTGQFLIKDLWFIANGCVVLLYLHRQLPFFHQASHAAEHTV